In Vigna radiata var. radiata cultivar VC1973A chromosome 3, Vradiata_ver6, whole genome shotgun sequence, the following proteins share a genomic window:
- the LOC106757518 gene encoding protein SAR DEFICIENT 1 isoform X1 — MESKRQSQEEDKRADQKRSRQNSQLWEILRIRRYLPLIWNEPYLEDFIRNTTREVVELQLPRLTSSIQTEISGGHRFLKLVFRNELPDTIYTMSKLKARDNNPLEVVLFDTKSQSIVSDENDPLSSIKVEICALDGEFGSDGSENWSKDEFKSKILSPRSNKGQLLKGDTVFALKNGVGFIHNEFTDNSSWIRTGRFRLGAIVAKSNMNDALIIKEGISKPFRVRDYRSELNKTKNPSLSDEIWHLKHISKKGKIFEQLSKDGILTVGDFLKEHETNPLSLEEKLSKISSKRQREEIYKQAKKAKHAETGVAETILFEGQNYLSENNTFNSDQMQACQSSRSLMQVELINGAPDQDVQRVAQQEESLCRRGIEDWFDELSQNDELDLLIYPLLPPSNNDEAEPDKNRALYSSNKGKSKMM, encoded by the exons ATGGAATCAAAAAGACAATCCCAAGAGGAGGACAAAAGGGCTGATCAAAAGCGGAGTCGTCAGAATTCACAACTATGGGAAATATTGCG TATTAGAAGGTATCTGCCTCTCATTTGGAATGAGCCCTATTTGGAAGATTTTATTCGAAATACG ACCCGAGAGGTGGTTGAACTCCAACTACCAAG ACTAACAAGTAGTATTCAGACTGAAATATCTGGAGGCCACAGATTCTTGAAGCTGGTTTTTAGGAATGAATTGCCTGATACAATTTATACTATGTCCAAGTTGAAAGCTAGAGACAACAATCCTCTTGAGGTCGTTCTTTTCGATACTAAATCTCAGTCTATAGTCTCTGATGAGAATGATCCACTGTCTTCGATCAAGGTAGAGATTTGCGCCCTTGATGGTGAGTTTGGTTCAGATGGCAGTGAAAATTGGAGCAAAGATGAATTCAAATCCAAAATCTTAAGTCCAAGAAGCAATAAAGGGCAGTTACTGAAAGGAGACACGGTTTTTGCGCTTAAAAATGGAGTAGGTTTTATCCACAATGAATTCACTGACAACTCATCTTGGATAAGAACAGGACGTTTCAGATTAGGAGCGATAGTTGCGAAATCAAATATGAATGACGCATTAATCATCAAGGAAGGTATAAGTAAACCTTTTAGAGTCAGGGACTACAGAAGTGAGT TGAACAAGACAAAGAATCCATCCCTCAGTGATGAAATATGGCATTTGAAACATATATcaaaaaaagggaaaattttTGAGCAGCTTTCTAAGGACGGGATACTCACTGTTGGGGATTTTTTGAAGGAGCATGAAACCAATCCATTATCTTTGGAAGAG AAACTCAGCAAGATTTCCTCCAAAAGACAACGGGAAGAAATATATAAGCAGGCTAAGAAAGCAAAGCATGCTGAGACTGGTGTTGCTGAAACCATATTATTTGAAGGACAAAATTATCTGTCAGAGAATAATACTTTCAACTCCGATCAGATG CAGGCATGTCAAAGTTCGAGGAGTCTGATGCAGGTTGAGCTGATAAATGGTGCTCCAGATCAAGATGTTCAACGGGTTGCTCAGCAAG AAGAAAGTCTTTGCCGAAGGGGCATAGAAGACTGGTTTGATGAATTATCACAGAATGATGAACTTGATCTACTCATATATCCTTTGCTCCCTCCAAGTAATAATGATGAAGCAGAACCTGACAAAAACCGTGCTTTGTATTCGTCAAACAAAGGGAAAAGCAAGATGATGTAA
- the LOC106757518 gene encoding protein SAR DEFICIENT 1 isoform X2 — MESKRQSQEEDKRADQKRSRQNSQLWEILRIRRYLPLIWNEPYLEDFIRNTTREVVELQLPRLTSSIQTEISGGHRFLKLVFRNELPDTIYTMSKLKARDNNPLEVVLFDTKSQSIVSDENDPLSSIKVEICALDGEFGSDGSENWSKDEFKSKILSPRSNKGQLLKGDTVFALKNGVGFIHNEFTDNSSWIRTGRFRLGAIVAKSNMNDALIIKEGISKPFRVRDYRSELNKTKNPSLSDEIWHLKHISKKGKIFEQLSKDGILTVGDFLKEHETNPLSLEEKLSKISSKRQREEIYKQAKKAKHAETGVAETILFEGQNYLSENNTFNSDQMACQSSRSLMQVELINGAPDQDVQRVAQQEESLCRRGIEDWFDELSQNDELDLLIYPLLPPSNNDEAEPDKNRALYSSNKGKSKMM, encoded by the exons ATGGAATCAAAAAGACAATCCCAAGAGGAGGACAAAAGGGCTGATCAAAAGCGGAGTCGTCAGAATTCACAACTATGGGAAATATTGCG TATTAGAAGGTATCTGCCTCTCATTTGGAATGAGCCCTATTTGGAAGATTTTATTCGAAATACG ACCCGAGAGGTGGTTGAACTCCAACTACCAAG ACTAACAAGTAGTATTCAGACTGAAATATCTGGAGGCCACAGATTCTTGAAGCTGGTTTTTAGGAATGAATTGCCTGATACAATTTATACTATGTCCAAGTTGAAAGCTAGAGACAACAATCCTCTTGAGGTCGTTCTTTTCGATACTAAATCTCAGTCTATAGTCTCTGATGAGAATGATCCACTGTCTTCGATCAAGGTAGAGATTTGCGCCCTTGATGGTGAGTTTGGTTCAGATGGCAGTGAAAATTGGAGCAAAGATGAATTCAAATCCAAAATCTTAAGTCCAAGAAGCAATAAAGGGCAGTTACTGAAAGGAGACACGGTTTTTGCGCTTAAAAATGGAGTAGGTTTTATCCACAATGAATTCACTGACAACTCATCTTGGATAAGAACAGGACGTTTCAGATTAGGAGCGATAGTTGCGAAATCAAATATGAATGACGCATTAATCATCAAGGAAGGTATAAGTAAACCTTTTAGAGTCAGGGACTACAGAAGTGAGT TGAACAAGACAAAGAATCCATCCCTCAGTGATGAAATATGGCATTTGAAACATATATcaaaaaaagggaaaattttTGAGCAGCTTTCTAAGGACGGGATACTCACTGTTGGGGATTTTTTGAAGGAGCATGAAACCAATCCATTATCTTTGGAAGAG AAACTCAGCAAGATTTCCTCCAAAAGACAACGGGAAGAAATATATAAGCAGGCTAAGAAAGCAAAGCATGCTGAGACTGGTGTTGCTGAAACCATATTATTTGAAGGACAAAATTATCTGTCAGAGAATAATACTTTCAACTCCGATCAGATG GCATGTCAAAGTTCGAGGAGTCTGATGCAGGTTGAGCTGATAAATGGTGCTCCAGATCAAGATGTTCAACGGGTTGCTCAGCAAG AAGAAAGTCTTTGCCGAAGGGGCATAGAAGACTGGTTTGATGAATTATCACAGAATGATGAACTTGATCTACTCATATATCCTTTGCTCCCTCCAAGTAATAATGATGAAGCAGAACCTGACAAAAACCGTGCTTTGTATTCGTCAAACAAAGGGAAAAGCAAGATGATGTAA